From the Sulfuriferula nivalis genome, the window TCATCATCTTCCAGGAATGATTCTGGTGTATCCAACGGTGCAGGTTTCGCCACGTGCCCCATTTCTTCAACCAATATCATGGCTGTTTCTTGGTCTAGCACCTGGTTAATCGTAACCATACTACCCATTTTCATTAACGCCTTAATTACTTCAGCGGCCTTGACAGACATCTTATGCGACAACTCAGCAACGGTAATCGTTTCTGGCACCAGCACTTCCTGAACAATAGGTTCAGTTGGCGCATTAAAGTTACTCGATGGATCCTGTTCTTTATGATGTTTACCACCACCCTTGCGATTGCGCCAAGCATCACCACCAGTATCACCACGCGATTTAATACCGCGTTTTTTCGCTTGCATATCATTCCAGGCAGTATCTGCTTTACCAGCTGGCGATTTAGCTTTTTTATCAGCTGGCTTAGGCTTATCACCTGTCTTAGGTGCTGTCTTATGTAACGTACCTTCTTTTACTACTGGCTTCGCAGCAACTTCAGGCTGAGCAACCGGAGGTGGATTTTTCGCTGCTTCAATCGCAACCTGCTGAGCTTCCATCGCCTGCTTACGCTTGGATTCACGCTCTTGTTTAATCCGTATTTCTTCTGCCTGACGCTCGTGCAAAGCAGATTTACGACGTTCTTCGTCCGCACGGCGCGCCAATTCCTGCTCGTCCAGCATAGGCTTGACGATACGTTTGCGTAATACGACAGGTTCAGCAACACTATCTGCTTCAGAAGTAGCGACTGTTTCCGCAACTTGCTCTGCTTCCGCAGGAGCAGTTTCTTCCTCAACTGCAACAATCACTTCTTCCACTACAGGCGCAACTTCTTCTACTACGGCTTCAACTACAGGTTCTGGAATCTCAACTACTGCGGGCTGAATTTCTACAACATGCTCATCAATTTCTTCGGATACCGATGCAGTATCTTCCACAGGCATATTTGCTGCAGGATTTACCACGCCAGGCTCACGTTTTACCAACACACGTTTTTTACGCACTTCTACCTGTATGGTACGCGCGCGGCCAGTACTGTCTGATTTTTTAATCTCGGTGGTTTCACGGCGTGTCAGTGTGATTTTGCTTTTAACATCGCTCGCGCCATGTTTTTTGCTTAGATAATCCAGCAATCCTGCTTTATCTTGTTCGGTAATCACATCCACAGCCGCTGATTTTTCTACGCCAGCTGCACGCAACTGCTCCAACAATTTATCTGTGGAGAGCTTTAGTTCTTGGGCAAATTGTTCTACATTCATAATCAGGGCTGTCGAAGCTTTCTCTACTAAAATTATTCAAACCATGGCGCACGTGCTGCCATGATCAGTGTAGAAGCACGTTCAGCATCCACACCTGTCATTTCCACCAATTCATCCACACCTAATTCGGCTAATGCTTCTGAATCAACGATATTATGTGTTGCCAACTTACGCAACACTTCATTATCCATACCATCCAGTGTCGCCAGATCCAGCGTCACACTTTCAACTTTTTCTTCACTGACTATGGCATCGGTTAATAATGCATCTCGAGCACGAGCGCGAAGCTCGTTTACCAGATCCTCATCAAAACCTTCAATTTCCAGCATTTCACCTATAGGCACATACGCAACTTCTTCTATGCTGTTAAAGCCTTCAGCTACCAGAATATCCGCAACCTCTTCATCCACATCCAACTTTTCAACGAATAAGGCGCGTACTGCCAATGCTTCAGTTTCATTCTTTTTGCTGGCTTCTTCAACTGTCATGATGTTCAGCTCCCAGCCTGTTAATTCCGAGGCTAGACGCACATTTTGACCGCTGCGACCAATTGCTTGCGCAAGCTGATCTTCTTCCAGCACGACATCCATACTATGTTTCTCTTCATCGACCACAATACTGCTAACTTCAGCAGGAGCCAATGCATTAATCACAAATTGCGCAGGCTCAGGCGACCACAAAATAATATCTACACGCTCACCTGCCAACTCGCCTGTCACTGCCTGTACACGTGAACCACGCATACCAACACAAGTGCCAATTGGGTCTAAACGCTGATCATTAGACTTGACTGCAATTTTAGCACGCGCACCAGGATCCCGTGCCGCACCCATAATCTCCAGCAAGCCTTCTTCAATTTCAGGCACTTCAAGTTCGAATAGTTTAGCAATGAATTCCGGTGCTGTGCGTGACAATATTAATTGCGGACCACGACCACCACGTTCTACACGTGCCAGATATGCGCGCACTCTATCGCCCACACGCAAATTCTCTTTCGGTATCATTTGATCGCGCGGCAACAAGCCCTCAACACGACCTGACTCGATAATGGCGCTACCGCGCTCCATACGTTTAACCGTACCGGTAACCAGAAACTCTTTACGATCCAGAAAATCCGTCAAAATCTGTTCGCGCTCTGCGTCACGTATTTTTTGCAAAATAACTTGCTTAGCCGCTTGAGCACCAATACGCCCAAACTCTACTGCCTGCAACGGTTCTTCTATCACCGCACCGACTTGCAAGTCCGGATGTGAAACCTGTGCATCAGTCCACGCTATTTGACGACTAGGATATTCGTGGTCGTTATCTTCAACCAGATCCCAGTGACGGTACGCATGGTACTCACCGTTATCACGATTAATCTCGACACGGATGTCAGCATCTTCGTGATAACCTTTTTTAGTAGCCGAAGCCAGTGCTTGCTCTAACGCACCAAACACGATTTCCTTGCTTACATTTTTCTCTCTGGCTAACGCGTCAACCAGCAACAAAATCTCGCGGCTCATACTCAACAACCTCCGGCCATACTTATCATTAAATATTAGGGACCAAACGCGCAATGTCTATATTGGAAACATCCAATTTAAGCATAGCACCATCCACTTCCAGTTCAATCTGTGTATCGCTTGCACCGCGCAGCACGCCGACGAAACGGCGTTGCCCTGCCAATGCAATACGCAACTTAACCTGCACCTGCTCACCCATAAAGCGCTGATAAGCCGCCAAAGTTTTCAATGGCCTATCCATACCCGGTGACGATACTTCCAACCGCTCATATTCTACGTTTTCAACCACTAGCCAATTGCTCAAATGGTTACTTACCAACGTACAATCTTCTATGCTAATGCCAGCCGGTTTATCAATAAAAACACGCAGCAAACCACTTTTAGACGACATAGACATATCGACCAATTCATAGCCTAAACCTGCCAACGTAGCTTCTATTAACGACTCTAACGACATGCGCCACCCAAAAACAAAAAAAGGGCCATAAGCCCATAAAACATCTCGCGGCTTTCGAAAACCCAAGACAAAATGTACTACAAATAAAACTGGTGCCCGGAGCCGGAATCGAACCGGCACGCCGATTTCTCAGCGAGGGATTTTAAGTCCCTTGTGTCTACCTATTCCACCACCCGGGCGGTTGGAGGCGGGGGTCGGAATCGAACCGGCGTCCACGGCTTTGCAGGCCGCTGCATAACCACTCTGCCACCCCGCCAAACAATCAGCGTACCACCTTCATTACCAAACAAATTAAAAAGGGAAAGCGCCATGCTTTCCCTTTATTAAGCGCAACTAATTAAAGATACACTTTTAATTTGGAGCGGGAAACGAGATTCGAACTCGCGACCTATACCTTGGCAAGGTATCGCTCTACCAGCTGAGCTATTCCCGCGTTAATGAGATGCGTATTATAAGGATATATTACACACTGTCAACACTTTCCTTACATCTGTTTACTTCTGGGAAATCGAAAAACGCTCAGTTAATGCGGTTAATCCGAACATAATCAACAACTCACGCAACCGTTCCGCAGCACGTTTACCTGGTAAATTTTTATAACTGGCAATAATCAATTCGTTCTTCATTGAATGCTCCCAACCTACCAATTCCGTCACTGTCACCTGATAGCCATGTGCTTCCAGTTGCAAACAGCGCAGCACATTGGTTAAATGGCTACCCAGTTCGCGAGTATGAATAGGATGCCGCCACAACTCAGCTAACGCACCTTGTGCCAGTGACTGCGCCTTGCCTTTACGCAACTCCGCAGCCACCTCTGCCTGACAACAAGGCACCAGCACCATATGTTTTGCCCGTTTCTCCAGACCAAAACGTATTGCATCATCGGTTGCCGTATCACAAGCGTGGAGCGCTGTTACTATATCCACCTGCGCTGGCAACAAAGGTGAGGTTATAGAATCAGCTACAGATAAATTCAGAAACGACATTCCCGCGAATCCCAACTGCTGCGCTAATTCACGTGAACGCAACACCAACTCTTCCCGCGTCTCTATGCCAAATACATGAGCAGCATCATCACGCTGCTTGAAAAACAAGTCATACAAAATAAATCCCAGATAAGATTTACCCGCACCGTGATCAACCAATTGTACGTTCTCCCCTACGGCTGCCAATAAGGGTTCTATGAATTGATACAGATGATAGACCTGCTTTAGTTTGCGTCGGCTGTCCTGATTCAGCTTGCCATCACGCGTCAGGATGTGTAACGCCTTGAGTAAGTCTATGGATTGATTGGGTTTGATCTCTGGAATAACTAACATGACAACTCTGCATTAGATGAATTAAAGGCTATTGTAACCGCAAAGCAAAACCGCTTTGAGTTAGAATAGGGTCTTTTACAATTAGGCATACATTCATGGATAAGCTGTTTTTACGTGATTTCAGACTGCAAATGATAATAGGCATTTACGAATGGGAACGTAAACTACCGCAAACGGTACAGCTAGACTTGGAAATAGGGCTGGCGAACAATCACGCCTATCTGACTGACAACGTTGCTGACTCCATCAATTACGCCGAAGTCGCACAACGAATCAAGGACACGGTTCTGCAAAAAGAATTTCAACTGGTTGAAACCTTGGCCGAGCATATTGCACAACTCATACTCACTGAATTCAAATCGCCCTGGACTAAAGTTTGTGTCACCAAAATTGCAGTAGTACCAGGCATACAGCAACTTGGTATTTGCATAGAACGCGGCAATCCAGCTTGAGTACTGAATATATTGCATACTCCTGCATCACCCTGCTTATCGCCTATTTTATCCGCGGCATTTCCGGGTTTGGTTCTGGCCTAATCGCCATTCCTATTTTAGCACTATGGCTGCCACTGACATTTGTGGTGCCTTTAATGCTGCTGCTGGATTTTTCTGCATCCATATTACTGAGTGGGGTCAATTTGCGCCAGGTAAACTGGCGTGAAGTACGCACCCTCATACCGCTCAGCATAATCGGCATCACGCTAGGAACACACCTGCTCACCAGCCTGCCTTTGCAACCCATGCTGATCACGCTGGCAATTTTTGTTGCCATCTTTGGCATACGCTCACTACTCAACCTGCACGGCGAAAAAATTATCTCACGGTGGTGGGCAATCCCTGCGGGACTCGGTGGCGGCACTATAGGCGCCTTATTCGGCACAGGTGGCCCACCCTACATCATTTATCTGGGACATCGTATCAGTGACAAAACGGCATTACGCGCAACTTTTTCAGGCCTGATTTTAGTAGAAGGCTCATTGCGTATCGGCAGCTTCGCTTATGCAGGCTTATTCTCGGATACGCGCTTATTCTGGTCATACTTCGCAGCCATGCCTATCGTCGCCATTGGCCTGACTCTCGGAAATCGCGCCCACATCGGGCTCACCCGTGAAAAAATGATGAAACTGATAGGCGTATTACTACTAGGCAGTAGCATAAGCCTGCTGATAAAAGCGTTTCATTAAAGCGCTACCCTCGAGGGTGGTGCTTGGCGTGCAACTGCTTCAGTCGTTCACGTGCCACATGCGTATAAATTTGCGTAGTCACAATATCCGCATGCCCTAACAGCAACTGCACCACACGCAAATCTGCACCATGATTCAGCAAATGCGTAGCAAAGGCATGACGCAACACGTGCGGTGACGGTGGCTTAGCCATACCTATCTGCCGTGCACGGCGCTTGATCAAATACCAGAACGCCTGTCTAGTCATCGCGCTGCCACGCTCAGTGACAAACAAATCATCAGTCACTCGCCCATGCAATAAAGCCTGACGTGCGGTTGTCAAATACAACGTCAGTGCATCTGCGGCCATTTCACCCAAAGGCACCAGACGCTCCTTACTACCCTTACCGACGACCTGCACCACACCCATATCCAGATTAACCTGACGCAGCGAAATACTCACCAATTCAGACACGCGTAGACCCGTGGCATAGAGCAACTCCAGCATCGCCCGGTCACGCACCGCCATCGCATCATCACCCGCAGGCGCAGCCAGCAAAGCCTCGACTTCCACCTCACTCATACTTTTAGGCAAACTATGCGGAAGTTTAGGCGTATCAATTTTTAAGGTAGGGTCTATCGCAATCCGCCCGTCACGCAACGCTAATCGATAAAAGCGCTTTAACGCTGATAACTGACGCGCTGTACTGCGTGGACTGGTACGCATCTGATAGCGCGCAGACATATAACTCTGCAAATCCGACTGCTCCACACCTAGCAAAGATTTCCCATCCAGCCAGGTCGCAAACTGTGTTAAATCACGCCGGTAACTTTGCAAGGTATTAGCCGACAAGCCGTCTTCCAGCCAGATCAAATCACAAAAATTATCAATCAGACTTTGATTATCCACGCTCATGATTCAACAACCATTGCTTGTAAGCCAGCACAAATTCATCACGACTATGCATAAAACCACCCGCGCCGGCCTTACCGACAACACGATGACATGGTATGAGTATGGGCAAAGGGTTCGCACCACAAGCCTGCCCTACAGCACGTGGACTGGATGTAATTTGCGCTGCGATTTCACCATAATAGCGTGTACACCCGACAGGAATCGCCAATAGCGCCTGCCATACTCGGGCTTGATGCGGGGTCGCTGAATATGACACCAGCACATCGGCTAACGGTTGATATTCCGCATTTTGCCAATATTTATCCAGCGCCTGCGTTAGCGCGAATATATGTGGATGACCGTTTGCCAACAGCGGCGTGGCCATGGGCAAAAAGTCGATACGCTGGATACCAGACTGATCAAACATCACCCCCAAGTGCGCGAATGGAGCAGCTATGACAGCCTGATATTGCATGGTTAAAAATCAGCCAGCGCGTCAGTTGCCAAGGCACGCTGAGCCGCAGCATCACTACCCGCCAATACTGCCTGGTATTGTTGTTTTGCATCCAGCAACAGCCCCGCCTTTTTCAGTCGCGCAGCTGCATCGAGGCGCGCCTGCCATGCCGCTTCATCGTGCGCATTCTCCGCCGCATTCAATAACCAGGTAGCGGCTTCCTTATCATTACTAGAAATTGCACCCAAACGTTGCATGGCTACCCGCTGTTGCGCCGGGTTCAGCACTGGTAACAATTTAATGAGCAAAGCGCTGCTATCTTGCGGCATCTGCAATGCCACATTCAGCATCTGCCAGCGCACACTTTCCACCGCAGTATCCGCAAGTGGTATCCATGCATACACGGCATCCGCCACCAACGGCCACAAACCCTGACGCGCAAATAATCGTGCGCGCTGTACTTGCCAATCTGCCACAGCCACCGCTTGTGGTGGTGCAGGTAAATCGCGCCATAAATTTACTGCCACAGCGGGCTGATTTTCTGCCCATGCTACCGCACCTAACTGATAACGCGTATCAGCGTTAAATACACTGGCTGGCAAATTAGGCCAGGCTGACGCAAACAAACGCAACGCTGTCCTGTCCAGTTTTGCCGCATGCAATTGCGTCAATAATTGCTGCTGTGCGGTTTGGCGTAAATTTGCATCTTTAGCACTACGCGCCAGATACGCCCACACTGCACGCGCCATCATAGGATTGGTTGTTTCTGACTCCTTGGCCAGATCAGCCCAGCCCGCATCCGAACCAAACAGCAGCAGACGCACATTACCTAATGTTTGCGTCAAACTGCGATATTCTTCCCAAATTTTATCGGCTGTAATTTGCGCTTCAGGCAAAT encodes:
- a CDS encoding sulfite exporter TauE/SafE family protein yields the protein MSTEYIAYSCITLLIAYFIRGISGFGSGLIAIPILALWLPLTFVVPLMLLLDFSASILLSGVNLRQVNWREVRTLIPLSIIGITLGTHLLTSLPLQPMLITLAIFVAIFGIRSLLNLHGEKIISRWWAIPAGLGGGTIGALFGTGGPPYIIYLGHRISDKTALRATFSGLILVEGSLRIGSFAYAGLFSDTRLFWSYFAAMPIVAIGLTLGNRAHIGLTREKMMKLIGVLLLGSSISLLIKAFH
- the folB gene encoding dihydroneopterin aldolase, with translation MDKLFLRDFRLQMIIGIYEWERKLPQTVQLDLEIGLANNHAYLTDNVADSINYAEVAQRIKDTVLQKEFQLVETLAEHIAQLILTEFKSPWTKVCVTKIAVVPGIQQLGICIERGNPA
- the rimP gene encoding ribosome maturation factor RimP encodes the protein MSLESLIEATLAGLGYELVDMSMSSKSGLLRVFIDKPAGISIEDCTLVSNHLSNWLVVENVEYERLEVSSPGMDRPLKTLAAYQRFMGEQVQVKLRIALAGQRRFVGVLRGASDTQIELEVDGAMLKLDVSNIDIARLVPNI
- the nusA gene encoding transcription termination factor NusA, with protein sequence MSREILLLVDALAREKNVSKEIVFGALEQALASATKKGYHEDADIRVEINRDNGEYHAYRHWDLVEDNDHEYPSRQIAWTDAQVSHPDLQVGAVIEEPLQAVEFGRIGAQAAKQVILQKIRDAEREQILTDFLDRKEFLVTGTVKRMERGSAIIESGRVEGLLPRDQMIPKENLRVGDRVRAYLARVERGGRGPQLILSRTAPEFIAKLFELEVPEIEEGLLEIMGAARDPGARAKIAVKSNDQRLDPIGTCVGMRGSRVQAVTGELAGERVDIILWSPEPAQFVINALAPAEVSSIVVDEEKHSMDVVLEEDQLAQAIGRSGQNVRLASELTGWELNIMTVEEASKKNETEALAVRALFVEKLDVDEEVADILVAEGFNSIEEVAYVPIGEMLEIEGFDEDLVNELRARARDALLTDAIVSEEKVESVTLDLATLDGMDNEVLRKLATHNIVDSEALAELGVDELVEMTGVDAERASTLIMAARAPWFE
- a CDS encoding class I SAM-dependent methyltransferase; the encoded protein is MLVIPEIKPNQSIDLLKALHILTRDGKLNQDSRRKLKQVYHLYQFIEPLLAAVGENVQLVDHGAGKSYLGFILYDLFFKQRDDAAHVFGIETREELVLRSRELAQQLGFAGMSFLNLSVADSITSPLLPAQVDIVTALHACDTATDDAIRFGLEKRAKHMVLVPCCQAEVAAELRKGKAQSLAQGALAELWRHPIHTRELGSHLTNVLRCLQLEAHGYQVTVTELVGWEHSMKNELIIASYKNLPGKRAAERLRELLIMFGLTALTERFSISQK
- a CDS encoding methylated-DNA--[protein]-cysteine S-methyltransferase: MQYQAVIAAPFAHLGVMFDQSGIQRIDFLPMATPLLANGHPHIFALTQALDKYWQNAEYQPLADVLVSYSATPHQARVWQALLAIPVGCTRYYGEIAAQITSSPRAVGQACGANPLPILIPCHRVVGKAGAGGFMHSRDEFVLAYKQWLLNHERG
- the xerD gene encoding site-specific tyrosine recombinase XerD encodes the protein MSVDNQSLIDNFCDLIWLEDGLSANTLQSYRRDLTQFATWLDGKSLLGVEQSDLQSYMSARYQMRTSPRSTARQLSALKRFYRLALRDGRIAIDPTLKIDTPKLPHSLPKSMSEVEVEALLAAPAGDDAMAVRDRAMLELLYATGLRVSELVSISLRQVNLDMGVVQVVGKGSKERLVPLGEMAADALTLYLTTARQALLHGRVTDDLFVTERGSAMTRQAFWYLIKRRARQIGMAKPPSPHVLRHAFATHLLNHGADLRVVQLLLGHADIVTTQIYTHVARERLKQLHAKHHPRG